A region from the Nitrospira sp. CR1.1 genome encodes:
- a CDS encoding long-chain fatty acid transporter — protein sequence MIRSRKFRLTLGLSLVLLLPGFFLVTTPAQAQSPRLQGQSASAAAMGNAFVAQADDPSALHYNPAGMTQLHGFQTLFGTSLIGGTTQFTSPTGAHATGDRNGSLAWPPPGHVYLVANLKDLGFAALGDFSAGIGMNNPFGSLTRYPNDGPFRSALTFTTLPLLDIKPTLAYKLNDQLSFGLGADIYTFSGLFGEGHLEQKSVWPGGLGIPAGSLVEINGSDTTAGFNVSLLYTPYRNSEGKPLVNIGMVYRSQATFHLTGNFLVNGTSIANTAATFVLPQVFSGGIAVWPVRTPDREWKLEFDVDYVGWKSNRTLDIHLSNGALLPFPQNWQSGYTAMVGTEYRWLHLPALPDWDIALRAGYMNQQTQIPDRTFNPGVPSANSHIPSVGIGFACYANGSFLGLIRCGDLGIGPLKPKLFAIDLAYQAALYEVRTVAGNQNPTVDGRYDTLIHAGSLSLRFNY from the coding sequence ATGATACGCTCTCGGAAATTCCGTCTCACCCTGGGACTGTCCCTGGTGCTGCTCCTCCCAGGTTTCTTCCTCGTGACGACTCCCGCTCAGGCGCAGAGCCCGCGTCTCCAGGGACAATCGGCTTCTGCCGCCGCCATGGGCAATGCGTTCGTCGCCCAAGCGGACGATCCATCCGCATTGCATTACAACCCCGCCGGCATGACTCAGCTGCACGGATTTCAAACCCTCTTCGGCACCTCGCTGATCGGTGGAACCACTCAATTCACCAGTCCGACCGGCGCCCATGCGACAGGAGATCGCAACGGTAGCCTGGCCTGGCCTCCCCCCGGCCACGTCTACCTGGTCGCCAATCTGAAAGACCTCGGCTTCGCGGCGTTGGGAGATTTCAGCGCCGGAATCGGAATGAATAATCCTTTCGGCTCACTGACCAGATATCCGAACGATGGACCCTTTCGCAGCGCGTTGACCTTCACCACGCTGCCCTTGCTCGATATCAAACCTACCCTTGCCTACAAGCTCAACGATCAACTGTCATTCGGCTTGGGGGCAGACATCTATACCTTTTCCGGGCTCTTCGGTGAGGGACACCTGGAGCAGAAATCTGTCTGGCCAGGGGGGTTAGGCATTCCAGCCGGCTCGCTGGTTGAAATCAACGGGAGTGATACCACCGCAGGCTTCAACGTCAGCCTCCTCTACACACCCTACCGCAACAGCGAGGGCAAGCCCCTCGTCAACATCGGCATGGTCTATCGCAGTCAGGCCACCTTCCATCTCACCGGAAACTTTTTGGTCAATGGCACGTCAATCGCCAACACGGCCGCCACCTTTGTCCTGCCGCAGGTCTTCTCCGGCGGCATCGCCGTCTGGCCGGTGCGCACGCCGGATCGCGAATGGAAGCTGGAATTCGATGTGGACTATGTCGGCTGGAAATCGAACCGGACCCTCGATATCCATTTATCCAACGGCGCCCTGCTTCCCTTTCCACAAAATTGGCAAAGCGGCTATACGGCGATGGTCGGAACCGAATATCGGTGGCTTCACCTGCCCGCCCTGCCGGATTGGGACATCGCCCTGCGGGCGGGATACATGAATCAGCAGACCCAGATTCCTGACCGCACCTTCAATCCAGGCGTCCCTTCGGCCAACTCACATATTCCTTCGGTCGGCATCGGATTCGCCTGCTATGCCAATGGGTCGTTTCTCGGGCTGATACGGTGTGGCGATTTGGGGATAGGTCCGCTCAAACCAAAACTATTCGCCATCGATCTGGCGTACCAAGCCGCGCTGTATGAGGTGCGAACCGTCGCCGGCAATCAAAATCCCACCGTCGACGGACGCTACGATACCCTCATTCACGCCGGCTCACTCTCCTTGCGCTTCAACTACTAA